One Desulfovibrionales bacterium genomic region harbors:
- a CDS encoding nitroreductase codes for MNNKVLKAIYERRSIRDFSPMPVAEQQVMEIIRAGSWAPSGLNNQPWRFVVVKDSKTKEEIAGQTRYHSIIETAPVIVAVFLDRKAMYHEVKDIQAIGACLQNMLLAAHAQGLGAVWLGEILKNKDRVREIVSLPSHLELMAVLAIGHPAHHNQTSERKGLNELILKVI; via the coding sequence ATGAACAATAAGGTGTTAAAAGCCATCTACGAAAGGCGCAGCATACGGGATTTCAGCCCTATGCCGGTTGCCGAACAACAGGTGATGGAAATAATCCGTGCCGGCAGTTGGGCCCCGTCCGGATTGAACAATCAGCCCTGGCGCTTCGTTGTGGTCAAGGATTCAAAAACAAAGGAAGAAATAGCCGGGCAAACCCGGTACCATTCAATAATTGAGACTGCGCCCGTCATTGTTGCCGTATTCCTGGACCGTAAGGCTATGTACCATGAGGTGAAAGACATCCAGGCTATCGGGGCCTGTTTACAAAACATGCTGCTGGCCGCCCACGCCCAGGGCCTGGGGGCAGTCTGGCTGGGAGAGATATTAAAGAACAAAGACCGGGTGCGCGAAATAGTCTCCCTGCCTTCGCACCTGGAATTGATGGCGGTTTTAGCCATCGGCCACCCCGCACATCACAACCAGACGTCGGAACGCAAGGGACTTAACGAGCTGATATTAAAGGTAATCTAA
- a CDS encoding N-6 DNA methylase, with translation MNESRYIDETPLNHRKDYGQFFTPLLVARLMAKWVMKGNPKTILDPAFGLGVFYDEIKKINQNNQSMFTGYEIDNHIMTYLNNRNSPNLRVINNDYLEAEVGLFDGIICNPPYMRFQKFLKRHDILPKIEEKIGKKLIGYSNISSVFLVKSLKELKDNANLAYIMPFEFFNTGYGKEIKKCLLENHLLKQIIIFSNEKEIFPDATTTVCVLLCRNDGKEEPIKITIIKENEEIDKISDVGNFYQHEIISSALPYNKKWTPIILSLFSEQESPGSFCKLSLYGTFTRGIATGANNFFSLTKSKIEKWNLGDNNICKCITKSSQIRKAIFTEHDFNRLYHTDKPVRCLDVKDHENQQIRKYISEGEKIGYHERYLTKTRSPWYKIESRKPAPILFGVFNRGRLKVIRNFTTAINFTCFHSFYPNIFGQHLVNKLFVYLLSDIGQRIIKINKRSYGDELDKFEPGDLNDSLCPNQKQFEMISNEDAEKVIELAKIDEKKAIQMSNNFIEKIMSAQQEAPPDHCSAALHSGLIED, from the coding sequence ATGAATGAATCAAGATATATAGATGAAACACCGCTTAATCACAGGAAAGATTACGGCCAATTTTTTACGCCACTTCTTGTCGCAAGACTTATGGCAAAATGGGTCATGAAAGGTAATCCGAAAACAATTTTAGACCCTGCATTTGGTTTAGGCGTTTTTTACGATGAAATAAAGAAGATAAACCAGAATAATCAAAGTATGTTTACGGGATATGAGATTGACAATCATATCATGACTTATCTTAATAATAGGAATAGTCCAAATCTTCGAGTTATAAATAATGACTACCTCGAAGCTGAAGTAGGTTTATTTGATGGTATTATTTGCAATCCTCCATATATGAGATTCCAAAAATTTCTTAAGCGCCATGATATCTTACCAAAAATTGAAGAAAAAATAGGTAAAAAACTTATTGGCTATTCGAACATCTCTTCTGTATTCCTTGTTAAGTCCCTAAAAGAGCTTAAAGATAATGCTAACTTAGCATATATTATGCCTTTTGAATTTTTTAATACTGGTTATGGGAAAGAAATTAAGAAATGCCTCCTCGAGAATCATTTATTAAAACAAATAATAATCTTTTCAAATGAAAAAGAAATTTTTCCAGACGCTACGACAACGGTCTGTGTGCTTCTTTGTAGAAATGACGGAAAAGAAGAACCCATAAAAATAACGATTATCAAAGAAAATGAAGAAATTGATAAAATATCTGATGTGGGCAATTTTTATCAACATGAAATCATATCTTCGGCTTTGCCGTACAATAAAAAGTGGACACCTATTATATTATCACTATTCTCTGAACAAGAATCTCCAGGCAGTTTCTGTAAGTTATCTCTTTATGGTACGTTTACGAGGGGTATTGCTACTGGTGCAAATAATTTTTTTTCATTAACAAAATCAAAAATTGAAAAGTGGAACTTGGGAGATAATAATATTTGTAAGTGCATTACAAAAAGCTCTCAGATACGTAAAGCTATATTTACGGAACATGATTTCAATAGACTGTACCATACGGATAAGCCTGTACGTTGTTTGGATGTAAAAGATCACGAGAATCAACAAATACGGAAGTATATAAGCGAAGGTGAAAAAATCGGTTATCACGAGAGGTATCTTACGAAAACGAGGAGTCCCTGGTATAAAATTGAAAGCAGAAAACCTGCTCCAATTCTATTCGGTGTTTTTAACAGGGGCCGCTTAAAAGTAATACGAAATTTTACAACCGCAATAAATTTTACTTGCTTCCATTCTTTTTATCCAAATATTTTTGGACAACATCTTGTGAACAAATTATTTGTATATCTACTAAGCGATATAGGGCAAAGGATAATAAAAATCAATAAACGAAGCTATGGTGATGAATTAGATAAATTTGAACCTGGTGACCTAAACGATAGTTTGTGTCCAAACCAAAAACAGTTTGAAATGATAAGTAATGAAGATGCTGAAAAAGTGATTGAACTGGCTAAGATCGATGAAAAAAAGGCAATTCAAATGAGCAACAATTTTATTGAAAAGATCATGAGTGCCCAACAAGAAGCTCCACCTGACCATTGTTCCGCTGCGCTTCACAGTGGGTTGATTGAGGACTGA
- a CDS encoding cytochrome c3 family protein: protein MKKALICLLSMAFVLAMGSLALAAVSGPCVNCHTMHNSQSGAEVNATGPFGALVNNTCLGCHTTSGSDPLSGSGFPYVKSTSGAFTDQICLAGGYFPAADDGTDNLGKAHSLESTATPPGYNSDWYDGTANGLSCAGVNGCHGSQTVADEMGAVKGGHHSPTVYRILWNYNGGTPVGITGVGASDYEEALNLNTTAPAPGYTRTDATYAHNVYIAGTSNDTISKLCANCHGDFHGAGTGSGSPWQRHPTDVALPTSWDPADDAISSNADCKYNPFGFASGATNTAGSKYATCLSCHRAHGTASYDILRFGYNTTLGDGSTGQSAGSGNMYGCLGCHSKQR from the coding sequence ATGAAAAAGGCATTAATTTGTTTGTTGTCTATGGCCTTTGTATTGGCCATGGGAAGTCTGGCCTTGGCGGCAGTATCTGGTCCTTGCGTCAACTGCCATACCATGCACAATAGCCAGAGTGGAGCTGAAGTCAATGCCACTGGCCCATTCGGCGCCTTGGTCAACAATACCTGCTTGGGTTGTCATACAACATCCGGCAGTGATCCTCTCAGCGGCAGTGGATTTCCTTACGTTAAGAGCACCAGCGGCGCCTTTACCGACCAAATTTGTCTGGCAGGCGGGTACTTCCCGGCGGCCGATGACGGGACAGACAACTTGGGCAAGGCACATTCCTTAGAGAGTACGGCCACCCCTCCGGGATATAATTCAGATTGGTATGATGGTACGGCTAATGGACTGTCCTGCGCCGGTGTTAACGGTTGTCACGGTTCTCAGACCGTAGCCGACGAGATGGGCGCTGTCAAAGGCGGCCACCACAGCCCGACCGTATACCGTATCCTTTGGAATTACAACGGTGGGACGCCTGTCGGTATTACAGGAGTAGGGGCGTCAGATTATGAAGAAGCGCTGAATTTAAACACTACGGCGCCGGCGCCTGGTTATACGCGGACAGATGCTACTTATGCGCATAACGTTTATATCGCTGGTACAAGTAATGATACCATCAGCAAGCTCTGCGCCAACTGCCACGGCGATTTTCATGGTGCAGGCACAGGTTCGGGTTCTCCCTGGCAGCGACATCCCACAGATGTGGCCCTCCCAACTTCCTGGGATCCGGCGGACGATGCTATCTCTTCAAACGCGGACTGTAAGTACAACCCGTTTGGTTTTGCTAGCGGAGCCACAAATACCGCGGGAAGTAAGTATGCCACCTGTCTGTCCTGCCACCGTGCACACGGCACCGCAAGTTATGACATCCTGAGGTTTGGTTATAATACCACTCTTGGTGACGGCTCCACGGGACAAAGTGCAGGCAGTGGCAATATGTACGGTTGCCTTGGCTGCCACAGCAAGCAGAGATAA
- a CDS encoding response regulator — protein sequence MGSGTILIVDDDLGVLSTLSEILEMEGYSTIAQAANGMEGLEKYKELRPDLVLMDMDMPVMDGYESSREIKAFDPEANILVLTGNPTAIQAKKTLEEGYAAILLKKPVKWAELGRVIRNHCTIAA from the coding sequence ATGGGTAGCGGAACGATATTGATTGTCGATGATGACTTGGGTGTGTTAAGCACCCTGAGCGAGATATTGGAAATGGAAGGGTATTCTACCATTGCTCAGGCCGCTAATGGAATGGAGGGGTTGGAAAAGTATAAAGAACTCCGCCCTGACCTGGTATTGATGGATATGGATATGCCGGTTATGGATGGGTATGAGTCCTCACGGGAGATAAAGGCCTTTGATCCGGAGGCCAATATCCTGGTATTAACCGGTAACCCCACCGCCATCCAGGCCAAAAAGACCCTCGAAGAAGGCTATGCCGCCATCCTCTTAAAGAAACCGGTCAAATGGGCTGAGCTTGGCCGGGTCATCCGAAACCACTGCACTATCGCCGCCTGA
- the polA gene encoding DNA polymerase I, which yields MAERPTLLYLIDAHSYIYRAYHAISHLSTSQGLPTNAIFGVTNMLLKVLREKRPEYLAMVFDARGPKFRHALLETYKANRPAMPDDLSVQIPYIKDIIRAENLPAFELEGYEADDLIATIVKRLASDEHRIVIVSGDKDLLQLVSPYVTIWDPMKDRRIDIENLRKEYGLEPGQMADVFALAGDAIDNVPGVPGIGPKTALSLIQRYRSVENLFTSLESIDKPKLREKLTTYREQALLSKELVTLRVDVPLELDLSMLRVGPPDPAALRELFAGLEFTKFLKELEPVDAEVNDDGQQLAAKVQSVDTEDALVGILSRLEGAKGFSLTVVGTSPDPMLADISGIALCIEPPEAFYIPLPDIKFKSAAIDGIAAFLQDSKRVKAGYNLKYDLILLQRNGIPVSGPYLDVMIAAYLLDPLGRSRKADSLKMLAEHYLGVQPGDLGGQAMSSACAAAGIIAGLSSRLLPDLEERELYNLFCEVEMPLLEVLAGMEMSGVRIDLAFLSRMSGELDAQLSDIKSKIFATAGCEFNINSPKQLGEILFERLTLPRLKKTRKTGSYSTEAGILEDLALYHPLPGQILAYRNLAKLKSTYVDALPKLINPATGRLHTYYNQAVTATGRLSSSEPNLQNIPIRSEEGRQIRRAFITDPGRVLLSFDYSQIELRILAHFARDEGLTRAFEKGEDVHTMTAAEIFHVFPQMVTAEMRRVAKTINFGVAYGMSPFGLAQELRIGQKEARSFIDAYFARYRGVENFIKEVVASAREKGYVRTLLGRLRQIPDINSRNNAARQFAERTAVNTPIQGTAADIIKVAMIHVHNALGTGGYEARMIMQVHDELIMEAPEKEASEVIPLVREKMEKAVTLSVPLVVNVRSGHNWAELE from the coding sequence ATGGCCGAACGCCCCACCTTATTATATCTTATCGATGCCCATTCCTACATCTACCGGGCCTATCATGCCATCTCGCACCTTTCTACATCTCAGGGCCTGCCCACAAACGCCATTTTCGGCGTAACCAACATGCTGCTCAAAGTGCTGCGGGAGAAGAGGCCCGAGTATCTGGCTATGGTCTTTGACGCCCGGGGGCCTAAGTTTCGGCACGCCCTGCTGGAGACGTATAAGGCCAACCGCCCAGCCATGCCGGATGATCTATCTGTCCAGATACCTTATATAAAGGATATTATTCGGGCAGAAAATTTGCCTGCTTTTGAACTGGAAGGTTACGAGGCCGATGACCTCATAGCGACCATAGTCAAACGCCTGGCCTCTGACGAGCACAGGATCGTCATCGTCTCCGGCGATAAGGACCTGTTGCAGCTTGTTTCTCCGTATGTAACCATCTGGGATCCCATGAAGGATCGCCGGATAGACATCGAGAACCTGCGCAAAGAATATGGCCTGGAGCCCGGGCAGATGGCTGACGTCTTCGCCTTGGCCGGTGATGCCATAGACAATGTCCCCGGTGTCCCCGGCATCGGTCCCAAGACGGCGTTAAGCCTCATACAAAGATACCGGTCCGTAGAAAACCTCTTTACCTCTCTGGAGAGTATTGATAAGCCCAAGTTACGGGAAAAATTGACCACTTATAGGGAACAGGCCCTCCTCTCCAAAGAACTCGTAACGCTGCGTGTTGATGTCCCATTAGAGCTTGATCTTTCCATGCTAAGGGTCGGCCCCCCGGATCCGGCTGCCTTAAGAGAGCTGTTTGCCGGGTTGGAATTTACAAAGTTTCTGAAAGAACTGGAGCCGGTGGATGCCGAGGTCAACGACGACGGGCAGCAGCTGGCGGCCAAAGTCCAGTCGGTCGACACGGAAGATGCCTTAGTCGGGATACTTTCGAGGCTTGAAGGCGCTAAAGGTTTTAGCCTGACGGTTGTAGGCACATCGCCGGATCCGATGCTGGCTGATATTTCTGGCATAGCCCTGTGTATAGAGCCGCCGGAGGCCTTTTATATCCCCTTACCGGATATAAAATTTAAATCAGCGGCTATCGATGGGATTGCCGCCTTCTTGCAGGATAGCAAGCGGGTTAAGGCCGGTTACAATCTGAAATATGATCTTATTCTTTTACAAAGAAACGGCATTCCTGTCTCAGGTCCTTATTTAGATGTGATGATCGCCGCCTATCTTCTGGACCCCTTGGGCCGCTCCCGGAAGGCGGATAGTTTAAAGATGCTGGCGGAACATTATTTAGGCGTCCAGCCGGGTGATTTGGGCGGCCAGGCCATGTCTTCTGCCTGTGCTGCCGCCGGGATTATAGCCGGACTATCCAGCCGGTTATTGCCGGATCTGGAAGAGAGGGAACTGTATAACCTTTTTTGTGAGGTAGAAATGCCTCTTCTCGAAGTCCTGGCGGGAATGGAGATGAGCGGCGTCAGGATCGATCTCGCCTTTCTCTCCAGGATGTCTGGGGAGCTTGATGCACAACTATCTGATATTAAAAGCAAAATCTTTGCGACAGCGGGTTGTGAATTCAACATAAATTCCCCAAAGCAGCTCGGAGAGATACTTTTTGAGAGATTAACCTTGCCCCGTCTGAAGAAGACGAGAAAAACCGGCTCTTATTCGACGGAAGCCGGCATACTGGAGGATCTCGCCCTTTATCATCCCTTGCCCGGGCAGATATTAGCCTATCGCAACCTGGCAAAGTTGAAATCTACATACGTGGATGCACTGCCTAAACTGATTAATCCGGCCACCGGGAGGCTTCATACCTATTATAACCAAGCGGTTACGGCCACCGGCCGCCTGAGCAGCAGTGAACCCAATCTCCAGAATATACCCATCCGTTCCGAGGAAGGACGGCAGATACGCCGGGCCTTTATTACCGACCCCGGCCGAGTATTGCTATCTTTTGATTATTCGCAGATAGAACTGCGCATTCTGGCCCATTTTGCCCGGGATGAGGGGCTTACAAGGGCGTTTGAAAAAGGGGAAGACGTGCACACCATGACTGCGGCGGAAATTTTCCACGTCTTTCCGCAGATGGTCACGGCCGAGATGCGCCGCGTGGCCAAGACGATCAATTTCGGCGTGGCTTACGGCATGAGCCCCTTTGGTCTCGCGCAGGAGCTTCGAATCGGACAAAAGGAGGCCCGGTCTTTTATTGATGCCTATTTCGCCAGGTATCGGGGTGTGGAGAACTTTATAAAGGAGGTTGTCGCCTCCGCACGGGAGAAGGGTTATGTCCGGACTCTGCTGGGCCGTCTCCGGCAAATTCCGGACATCAACAGCCGGAATAACGCTGCCAGACAGTTTGCGGAGCGTACGGCCGTTAATACCCCGATTCAGGGCACAGCGGCAGATATAATTAAGGTGGCTATGATCCATGTGCACAACGCCTTGGGCACAGGCGGTTACGAAGCGCGTATGATTATGCAGGTCCATGACGAATTGATCATGGAGGCCCCGGAGAAAGAGGCATCCGAGGTAATCCCTCTCGTCAGGGAAAAGATGGAAAAGGCCGTGACCTTATCTGTGCCACTGGTGGTCAATGTCCGTTCAGGGCATAATTGGGCCGAACTGGAATGA
- a CDS encoding transporter, giving the protein MTHNVRLWLVVGLATAILFCGSGITYGQTSTTDELYAEIGFNFYTGDYGTNTDTDTYTVPLTLGYSPSRLWDFYLSIPYIHQSASTAVTVAGKPIRVKKNLTGGKSKITEQYIDTVSHSGLGDICLGGSYTVLGETSEGPAVYALASIKFPTADEEKGLGTGEYDYCLGVGLDKRINKWTLFGNAKYNIIGSPGGIDLDNFFSMMAGVSHQCTTAFKGSVSIYAAESASVESDSPLEISLSGEYVIDNDNKASVYVVKGLSDGSPDYGLGAALTHYF; this is encoded by the coding sequence ATGACTCATAACGTTAGATTATGGCTGGTGGTAGGGCTGGCAACAGCGATTCTTTTTTGCGGAAGCGGGATAACCTACGGGCAGACTTCAACTACCGATGAACTATACGCTGAGATCGGTTTTAACTTTTATACCGGCGATTATGGGACAAACACAGACACGGATACATATACCGTACCCCTTACCCTCGGCTATTCACCCAGCCGACTATGGGATTTTTATCTCAGCATCCCGTATATACACCAGAGCGCCAGCACTGCCGTCACCGTAGCCGGCAAACCAATCCGCGTGAAGAAAAACCTGACCGGAGGTAAAAGCAAAATTACGGAACAGTATATCGACACCGTCTCTCACAGCGGCCTTGGAGACATCTGCCTCGGCGGAAGTTACACAGTACTTGGAGAGACGTCCGAGGGACCGGCCGTCTATGCCCTGGCAAGCATCAAGTTTCCTACCGCCGATGAGGAAAAGGGCCTGGGTACAGGTGAATATGATTATTGTTTAGGCGTTGGCCTGGACAAAAGAATCAATAAATGGACGCTCTTTGGAAATGCAAAGTATAATATCATCGGATCACCCGGCGGGATAGACCTGGATAATTTCTTCTCTATGATGGCCGGCGTAAGCCATCAGTGCACTACCGCTTTTAAAGGTTCGGTTTCTATCTACGCCGCAGAAAGCGCTTCGGTCGAATCTGACAGCCCGTTAGAAATCAGTTTAAGCGGGGAGTACGTTATTGATAACGATAACAAGGCCTCGGTTTATGTTGTAAAAGGCCTGTCTGACGGCAGCCCGGATTATGGCCTGGGCGCGGCCCTGACGCATTATTTTTAA
- a CDS encoding phosphodiester glycosidase family protein, with product MPRRIYSIFLSACFLLVVLLLRTTWAASPVTYTPLNYQEIGPGLWFAKVDIYKERQKAETLVFVKLDPKKNRFRVLHDKNVKTIEKWQAVTGASVIFNGSYFRENFDPCGLIISDGQIKGHVRNRYMKGMFVAEPQKNNSPQVAILDLTKMSPAVNNLPWSQGLQSFPMLIDKNGTVRVNQSDLRASRTAICTTKDGCVIVVHTEETYFTLYDLASFLKKLPLDIEHALNLDGGMAAELCIRTAGLNYTHYGYQMSNYTGELSLKGLQARIPLVVGVFPR from the coding sequence ATGCCAAGACGCATATATTCCATCTTTCTATCCGCTTGCTTTTTGCTTGTCGTTTTACTCCTGAGAACCACCTGGGCGGCGTCACCCGTTACTTATACCCCGCTTAACTATCAAGAAATCGGGCCCGGCCTTTGGTTTGCGAAAGTAGATATCTATAAAGAAAGACAAAAGGCGGAAACACTGGTTTTTGTTAAATTAGACCCAAAGAAGAACAGATTCCGGGTCCTGCATGATAAGAACGTCAAGACTATAGAAAAGTGGCAGGCGGTCACGGGCGCCAGTGTTATCTTTAATGGAAGTTACTTCCGCGAGAACTTCGACCCGTGCGGCTTAATTATAAGCGACGGTCAGATTAAAGGCCATGTCCGGAATCGCTACATGAAGGGTATGTTTGTGGCAGAACCCCAAAAAAATAATTCACCGCAGGTTGCAATCCTTGACCTGACGAAGATGAGCCCGGCGGTCAACAACCTGCCCTGGAGCCAGGGGTTGCAATCTTTCCCCATGCTTATAGATAAAAATGGCACTGTTCGGGTAAATCAGAGCGATCTCAGGGCCAGCCGCACGGCTATCTGTACAACTAAAGATGGCTGCGTAATTGTAGTACATACCGAAGAGACGTACTTTACGCTCTACGATCTGGCCAGCTTCTTAAAGAAATTGCCGTTGGATATTGAACATGCCTTAAACTTAGACGGCGGCATGGCGGCTGAGCTTTGTATCAGAACCGCAGGTCTGAATTACACGCACTACGGATACCAGATGTCAAATTATACCGGAGAGCTTAGTCTAAAAGGTCTCCAGGCCAGGATCCCTTTGGTAGTCGGGGTCTTTCCGCGCTGA
- a CDS encoding NifB/NifX family molybdenum-iron cluster-binding protein: protein MVKIAVPSNFPGGLEAGLSGHFGHCDVYTVATIDETKIHDVEVIPNDGHEPGACLAPVMLLARNGVQGIISGGMGMRPLLGFKQAGIRVFLYREGGQVKDALDALQANKLPEFTDQHTCAGHGHGSACGSH from the coding sequence ATGGTAAAAATCGCCGTCCCTTCCAATTTCCCCGGAGGACTTGAGGCCGGGCTTTCCGGACATTTCGGGCACTGTGATGTCTATACGGTAGCGACAATAGATGAGACAAAGATCCACGATGTGGAAGTGATACCCAATGATGGGCATGAGCCTGGCGCCTGTCTGGCTCCGGTTATGCTTCTGGCCAGAAACGGAGTACAGGGGATTATCTCCGGCGGTATGGGTATGCGGCCACTCCTGGGATTTAAACAGGCGGGCATTCGCGTCTTTCTGTATCGTGAGGGCGGCCAGGTAAAAGATGCCCTGGATGCCCTGCAGGCCAACAAGCTGCCTGAATTCACCGACCAGCATACCTGTGCAGGTCATGGACATGGGAGCGCCTGCGGGAGTCATTGA
- a CDS encoding cytochrome c3 family protein, with protein sequence MAWKHRSMALIRPTVLLSIYLFSTFLFLIFLTPALAKVTGECVNCHTMHNSQGGTAMPGVGNITETGPFDALTRGTCVGCHSNTVSATIKTLGSSNIPVVFNTVPPAAGTELAGGNFYWVVSKGQAYGHNVLTIPGITNDTNLTEAPGSPTGGGGACAICHDRIAACTSCHYPYHHGEDARPVVGSDVQDAGNNIKAVYYRFLANGSDQHGSGGVMGIEDSDWERTKNESDHNVYAGGGIPGSKSSGLMQDDESMSNWCAGCHTGFHNADDTGTASPWLRHPNNYALPADVTKEYRLYNTPDGSTIGPYNCEAPVARPDILTYAGDQSLVRPGADQVMCLSCHRPHGTPYKDILRWAYDPDDGGLIIAGTTGAGARTGCFICHTSKDGV encoded by the coding sequence ATGGCATGGAAACATAGATCAATGGCTTTAATCAGGCCGACCGTTCTCTTATCTATTTATCTATTTTCTACTTTCCTTTTTCTCATCTTTTTAACCCCAGCCCTGGCCAAAGTTACGGGTGAATGTGTCAATTGCCACACCATGCACAACAGCCAGGGGGGAACAGCTATGCCTGGAGTGGGGAATATAACCGAGACCGGGCCATTTGATGCCCTTACACGCGGAACTTGTGTGGGCTGTCATTCCAATACAGTGAGCGCTACTATCAAGACCCTCGGGTCCTCAAACATCCCAGTGGTCTTTAATACCGTGCCGCCGGCAGCCGGAACTGAGCTTGCGGGGGGGAATTTTTACTGGGTTGTATCGAAAGGCCAGGCCTATGGGCATAATGTGTTGACGATTCCGGGCATTACAAATGATACAAATTTAACAGAGGCCCCGGGCAGCCCAACCGGTGGCGGAGGTGCCTGCGCCATTTGTCATGACCGCATAGCCGCTTGTACGAGTTGTCATTATCCGTATCACCACGGTGAGGATGCCCGGCCAGTCGTTGGTTCGGATGTACAGGATGCCGGAAATAATATTAAGGCCGTTTATTACCGGTTTTTGGCTAACGGCTCAGATCAACATGGCAGCGGTGGGGTAATGGGTATTGAAGACTCGGACTGGGAACGCACCAAAAACGAATCAGACCATAATGTTTATGCTGGTGGCGGTATTCCAGGCAGTAAAAGTAGTGGTCTTATGCAGGACGATGAATCGATGTCGAATTGGTGTGCAGGGTGTCATACGGGCTTTCACAACGCGGATGATACCGGGACGGCCAGCCCCTGGTTACGCCATCCCAACAACTATGCATTGCCAGCGGATGTAACTAAAGAATATCGCCTATACAACACTCCTGACGGTTCTACAATAGGCCCATATAACTGCGAAGCCCCTGTGGCCCGTCCTGACATTTTGACATATGCAGGTGATCAAAGTCTTGTCCGTCCAGGAGCGGATCAGGTTATGTGTCTTTCCTGCCACCGCCCACATGGTACACCTTACAAGGACATCCTTCGTTGGGCGTATGATCCTGACGACGGAGGTCTGATCATCGCCGGTACTACCGGGGCAGGCGCGAGAACCGGTTGCTTCATCTGTCATACCAGCAAGGATGGGGTGTAG
- a CDS encoding transposase: MPRHKRIDIPGAVHHVIVRGLNRQDIFLDDMDRSNFLRRLETALSEVGCRCYAWALLSNHFHLLIRTGERPLSDLMRKVLSGYAISFNRRHKRHGYLFQNRYKSILCQEEEYLLELVRYIHLNPARAGMAKDMDELDRYPWSGHAVLLGRRQRSWQDREEILIRFSDKKREAVSRYRQFVKDGIAMGRREELTGGGLRRSAGGWEGVMNLKRAGEYWRGDERILGDGNFVNAVLRAAEESLTHREQSKMQGWDLGRLVTEVCEILSVDPGDIRKKGRANNLSYAKGLICYLGHSRLGLTGMELARYFNISRPSVSQAIQRGERFAKKNEVKLLN, from the coding sequence ATGCCAAGACACAAACGTATCGATATTCCTGGGGCAGTCCACCATGTTATTGTCAGGGGCCTGAACCGCCAAGATATCTTCCTTGACGACATGGATCGATCAAACTTTCTTCGTCGTCTGGAGACGGCCCTCTCTGAGGTTGGTTGCCGATGTTACGCCTGGGCATTGTTAAGCAACCACTTCCATCTCCTTATCCGAACCGGCGAACGTCCGTTGAGCGACCTGATGCGGAAAGTTCTTTCCGGCTATGCCATTTCCTTTAACCGTCGCCATAAACGGCATGGCTATCTTTTTCAGAACCGCTACAAATCTATCCTGTGCCAGGAGGAGGAATACCTTCTGGAACTGGTACGGTATATCCATCTGAATCCAGCCAGGGCGGGGATGGCCAAAGACATGGATGAACTTGACCGCTACCCATGGTCCGGGCATGCGGTATTGCTGGGACGGCGGCAAAGGAGTTGGCAGGATCGGGAAGAAATTCTCATTCGCTTCAGCGATAAGAAACGAGAAGCCGTATCCCGTTACCGACAATTTGTTAAGGACGGCATTGCCATGGGCCGCCGGGAGGAGCTGACCGGGGGCGGGTTGCGCCGCAGTGCCGGTGGCTGGGAAGGAGTGATGAATTTGAAACGGGCTGGGGAGTATTGGCGAGGCGATGAACGGATATTAGGGGATGGCAATTTTGTCAATGCGGTGTTACGAGCGGCGGAGGAGTCATTGACTCACCGGGAGCAGTCGAAAATGCAGGGCTGGGACTTGGGACGTCTGGTTACCGAAGTCTGCGAGATATTGTCGGTTGATCCTGGGGATATACGGAAAAAAGGGCGGGCGAACAATCTTTCCTATGCCAAGGGGTTAATCTGCTATCTAGGGCATTCGCGACTCGGCCTTACCGGAATGGAACTGGCCCGGTATTTCAATATCAGCCGGCCTTCTGTGTCCCAGGCTATCCAACGAGGTGAACGATTTGCCAAGAAAAATGAGGTTAAGCTATTAAACTAA